From a region of the Flavobacterium sediminilitoris genome:
- a CDS encoding non-canonical purine NTP diphosphatase, with translation MKLVFASNNKNKISEIQQMLPKEITLLSLEDIGCFVDIPETANTIEGNAILKANYITEKYGYNCFADDTGLEVDALNGEPGVYSARYAGEQKNSEDNMNKLLSELQDKNNRSANFKTVIALNINNTQHLFTGIAKGTIIEHKKGNQGFGYDPIFLPENYEKTFAEMNLDEKATLSHRGKATKELITFLNNNYTL, from the coding sequence ATGAAACTTGTTTTTGCATCTAATAATAAAAATAAAATATCGGAAATTCAGCAAATGCTTCCTAAAGAAATAACTTTATTAAGTCTTGAAGACATTGGTTGTTTTGTAGATATTCCTGAAACAGCAAACACAATTGAAGGAAATGCAATTCTTAAAGCAAACTATATTACAGAAAAATACGGTTACAATTGTTTTGCAGATGATACTGGCCTAGAAGTTGACGCACTGAATGGAGAGCCTGGAGTTTATTCCGCAAGATATGCTGGAGAGCAAAAAAATTCGGAAGACAACATGAACAAACTTCTATCTGAACTACAAGATAAAAACAATAGAAGTGCAAATTTCAAAACAGTTATTGCACTCAATATTAACAACACTCAACACTTGTTTACTGGTATTGCAAAAGGTACAATAATTGAACATAAAAAAGGAAATCAAGGCTTTGGATATGACCCTATCTTTCTTCCAGAAAATTATGAAAAGACTTTTGCAGAAATGAATTTAGACGAGAAAGCCACCTTAAGCCATAGAGGGAAAGCAACAAAAGAATTAATTACCTTTTTAAACAAC
- a CDS encoding SIMPL domain-containing protein — MKRIILVLTLITVMAQAQDNKLVPQISVSGEGKVKVTPDEVLITVGVENTGKDATEVKKKNDETVDLVIKAIKKRGIPTSDFQSNRVSLFKNYDYATKKNNYVANQTIVIHLKDLSKYDAVMMDLVDSGINQIQGVQFKSSKMEQYEAEARKKAVLDAKKKAEDYVSALNQKVGKAVLISDSSNASYYPQPMYKNMAVSAEMDMGGFKETLAVGEIDITATVSVSFILE; from the coding sequence ATGAAAAGAATAATTTTAGTATTAACACTTATTACAGTTATGGCTCAAGCACAAGACAACAAATTAGTTCCGCAAATTTCTGTATCAGGAGAAGGAAAAGTTAAAGTAACTCCAGATGAAGTTTTAATTACTGTTGGAGTTGAAAATACAGGAAAAGATGCAACAGAAGTTAAAAAGAAAAATGATGAAACGGTAGATTTAGTTATTAAAGCAATTAAGAAAAGAGGAATTCCAACTTCTGACTTTCAATCTAATAGAGTTTCGTTGTTTAAGAACTATGATTATGCAACTAAAAAGAACAACTACGTTGCAAATCAAACAATTGTAATTCATTTAAAAGATTTATCAAAGTATGATGCTGTAATGATGGATTTAGTGGACAGTGGAATTAATCAAATTCAAGGTGTTCAATTTAAATCTTCAAAAATGGAACAGTATGAAGCGGAAGCAAGAAAAAAAGCAGTTTTAGACGCTAAAAAGAAAGCGGAAGATTATGTTTCTGCATTAAATCAAAAAGTAGGTAAGGCTGTTTTAATTTCAGATAGCTCAAATGCTAGCTATTATCCGCAACCAATGTATAAAAATATGGCAGTATCTGCTGAAATGGATATGGGTGGATTTAAAGAGACTTTAGCTGTTGGAGAAATAGATATTACAGCAACTGTTTCTGTTAGTTTTATTTTAGAATAG
- a CDS encoding rhomboid family intramembrane serine protease: MSLLLIVIIGITALVSYKGFNDFNFFRKYEFHIGSIRAGEQIRMITSGFLHGDIMHLAFNMITLYFFAPYVLANLGDVYFLYVYFGSMIAGSLLTLYLHKNDYSYRAIGASGAVMGVIYSAILLNPNMTLGLYFIIPIPGYLFGIGYLLYSIYGMKAKRDNIGHTAHFGGAIGGYLITLMREPALLQTNTKMVILLTIPIIVLFYMNKTNKL; this comes from the coding sequence ATGAGTTTACTATTAATAGTAATAATTGGAATTACCGCTTTGGTAAGTTATAAAGGGTTTAATGATTTCAATTTTTTTAGAAAATATGAATTTCATATTGGAAGTATTCGCGCTGGAGAACAAATTAGAATGATTACTTCTGGGTTTCTTCATGGAGATATTATGCATTTAGCATTTAACATGATAACACTTTACTTTTTTGCTCCTTATGTTCTGGCAAATCTTGGAGATGTATATTTTTTATATGTCTATTTTGGAAGTATGATTGCAGGAAGTTTGTTAACGCTTTATTTGCATAAGAATGATTATTCATATAGAGCAATAGGTGCTTCTGGTGCAGTTATGGGAGTTATTTATAGTGCAATCTTGCTTAATCCTAATATGACTTTAGGGCTTTATTTTATTATTCCAATACCAGGTTATCTTTTTGGAATAGGGTATTTGTTGTATTCTATTTATGGAATGAAAGCAAAAAGAGATAATATAGGTCATACTGCGCATTTTGGTGGAGCAATAGGAGGATATTTAATTACACTTATGCGAGAGCCCGCTTTGTTGCAAACAAATACGAAGATGGTTATTTTGTTGACAATACCAATAATCGTATTATTTTATATGAATAAAACAAATAAATTATAG
- a CDS encoding lysophospholipid acyltransferase family protein, with translation MQLIVYILLYPLLFLISILPFRLLYIFSDFIYFMVYRVIGYRKKVVRENLAMALPHLSTEERKNIEKKFYSHMCDMFLEMIKTMTISRKEMEKRYKFINLDVYMDLEKKKKSIALLCAHYASYEWVISMNYHITFKGYGIYKRISNKYFDKLVHDIRSKFKATLITTKDTISTIEQNQKDGILGIYGFASDQSPKSSIKSHWSTFMGIETPIHVGAEIISKRLDMNVVFLKTKKVKRGYYEATLEVMSEDAKSIPNFEISDAFIRKVEEQIYEAPEYYLWTHKRWKHKKENRITT, from the coding sequence ATGCAATTAATTGTATATATTCTACTATATCCATTATTATTTTTAATATCAATATTACCCTTTAGATTACTTTATATATTCTCAGATTTTATTTATTTTATGGTCTATAGAGTTATTGGTTATAGAAAAAAAGTGGTTCGAGAAAATCTAGCTATGGCACTGCCACACCTAAGCACTGAAGAAAGAAAAAATATTGAAAAAAAATTCTATTCTCACATGTGCGACATGTTTTTAGAAATGATAAAAACAATGACTATTTCAAGAAAAGAAATGGAAAAACGCTATAAATTCATTAACCTTGATGTTTATATGGATTTAGAAAAAAAGAAAAAAAGCATTGCATTACTCTGCGCACATTATGCAAGTTACGAATGGGTTATTTCAATGAATTACCATATTACATTTAAAGGATATGGAATCTATAAAAGAATATCTAATAAATATTTTGACAAATTAGTGCATGATATCCGTTCAAAATTCAAGGCTACTTTAATTACTACTAAAGATACTATATCAACCATTGAACAAAATCAAAAAGATGGAATATTAGGAATTTACGGATTTGCAAGTGATCAATCTCCAAAGTCATCAATAAAATCACATTGGTCAACTTTTATGGGAATTGAAACACCTATTCATGTTGGAGCTGAAATTATCTCAAAACGACTAGATATGAATGTTGTTTTCTTAAAAACAAAGAAAGTAAAGCGAGGTTATTACGAAGCTACTTTAGAAGTCATGAGTGAAGATGCGAAATCAATTCCTAATTTTGAAATTTCCGATGCTTTCATAAGAAAAGTGGAAGAACAAATTTATGAAGCTCCTGAATATTATTTATGGACTCACAAACGATGGAAGCATAAAAAAGAAAATAGAATAACAACTTAA